The Theobroma cacao cultivar B97-61/B2 chromosome 2, Criollo_cocoa_genome_V2, whole genome shotgun sequence genome includes the window TTTTGTCTTGTAAAGTTGAATCTGTTTATTAGGTCCACAATTTTGTAATGGCCTCTTTCATTGTTTTTATGGCCATATTTGGCTTTCTAATGAGCTTTATAGGAGTCTTGTACAGAGATTGATGTGATTCTggttataatttatatacttGTAATTGATACTGTTAGCTTTGTCATAAGAATAGGATAGATGAGCTAGATGCAAATTGTAACGTGGGGTTGCTGTTCCAACTGTAACTGGTCAATGTAACATATGTACTCAGTTTCTGTTTAAGCATTTTATTTCCATCAATTTTGAAGGATTCTGGAGTTTTTTGTTGTTATGCTTAAAGCTTAGGAGCAACGAGTTATGTCTTGCTGTTGATTCTCTATGTGCTGGGCTGAGAATTTTGGGTTGATTTGGGTCCTGTATCGAAGGCTGATGATGTTTTAGTCATATGTATTTTGGAGTTAAGCTGGAAAAGGCCATTTTAAATGTATTGTATTGTAATGATCACCTTCTGTATAGATCAAGCTTTGCTGTCTTTCTGCTTCTTGAGAAAACCGATGTAGCATACAATGTGTATTAGATCTACTGCTTTTTaatcttattaatattatttgtatttgaGGAGCAACGAATCATTCTTGAAGGTGTTTTTAGACAGTTAGGCTCCTCTGTTACTTCTGATGATGAGTGGCAATGGGCTAGTGAGAAGGCTGTAGAAGTTCCAATATGTTATCTCTGGgtaacttaaaaatttcgtcTCTTCATGTTCTGTTCTATGTACTGATTTCAATTCTTGTAAGTTAATGCATGGGGTATAATGGTTGTGGGAAATTGGATTTTGATTGTATACGATTTTGTGATAGAATCTGATACAAGAAACATAAGATGGGTGCAATTGGCCCTTTCTGTACTCAAAATACTGCAGTGCTGCTCCGTCCTTGCCTTTGTGATATGGTTTAAGTTTCTGCACCTCCtgtctttttgtttctttgcgATTGTGGAATTTCTTCCGTAACCGGCTCTGACTACATCTAGATTGTTTGGACTAGGCTGGGATTTCATTATCTAATTTAGTAGGTTGCATTGCAAATTTTTGGATGTACATTGACTTAGGAGACAGGAATCACAAGTTTGGATTGCATCATCCACGGTCTTTATATAAGCCTTTCTCTTGCTCCTGTTTGTgtacatgtttttttttttaaaaaaaaattatgatatattgaaACAGGGGGAAGTAAACCTTCAACTCTAGAAAGAGTACAAGAGGATTCATGTCTGTTATTCTCTGAATTTGAGAGTAACGGCGAGAATCACCTCCAAAAGTCGTCACCTAAAGACCAGAAACTCTAGGAAGCCTGTACGTACACGTTTACATTTCCCAGCAAACCTCCCGGCAACATGAGGCATTCACCTCACCTCCCTTTCCCAATTGACAAAAAATTCCTGACATTTCACAAGGCATCAGCTTGCCCAACATAGAGAACACAAAAACAACAATCAGAAGACTCTCCCATCTGACAAAAAGAAAGCCCCATCAGCGGCAGTTGACCAATTTGCAAAAATCACCCAGCATAACTTACTCCACAAGACAGACGCCCAAATCTCTCAACCATACAAGTCCAATATTCAGCTGATTCATCATTGGTGACACCAAGCGgtagaagaaaaatgaaaacatacCAGATTCACTCCAGCACTCAGAAAGGACCCTGTGCTCGCTGAAACCTCTGTGAAAAACGGGTTTGTCCGCTGTTTGTTGCTTTCTCGCATTATTCCAGAACTTTGATGATGTCCTCCTCCCACTGCGCCCCTACTTTTGCGAGCCTATCTGCTGTCTCTGGTTATTTTCTCTAAAAGTGTAGTTGACATTCCGGCCATTAACATCGATTTTTATTCTCTCAATATGGAGTATCCATTTTGTCAATCCCCATGGCCTCGTTTGGTTGATTAACCCACTTTAATGCTTGCTTGAGTCTCTCTGTGATGAGAGAGTGAGTTTGACACTATTTTGAAGTAATGAACAAGAAGCAAGCCTCACTAATCACTCTTATTTCTGCCATGTTCGCATCACCCACTCcaattgattttgaaaataaaattccaaCTTGGCTGTTTTCAGTTCTCATGACCCCTTATTCCAGCCTCTTTGGGGCTTCTCGTCATCGTCCATCAACATTAAATTTCATGTCCCCTTTTCCCGACTTAATTCATCTGTTCATTTTTCTATTCTTCTGGCACATTTACTTTacgaaataaaataaaatggaatCCCCTTTCCCGACTTAATTCATTTGTTCACTTTTCTACTCTTCTGGCACATTTACTttacataataaaatagaatgaaacagaatagttattatgtaataatagaataaaatataaatagaaaaaaatattattatttaatttaattgataaaatagaataaagtaaaaacttctattatgacttattataATGTTTTGTGGGTACAAGAATGagtgataaaaagaaaaaaattatttttattataatatataattatttatttttttattttatttttttaatattaatattttataatttatttaaaatattaatatttttaaatataaatgttcacatttataaatattaatattttatttataatttaaatattattatgattaaaacattaataattttaattaattttgaaattttaaatattaattttttataatatataattaaaaatttaaactttttattataataagatttattttttgaaaataaaaaatatcttttatataatttagtaaaatttataccaaaaaacaaaaataaataatttttttctttttaaccatttaatttttattttcattaaaattttaaatttaataatttaatattaaagcATTAgtgtaatttttttgtttttctctatctgcaattttcaatttttaaattatatttttattaaaatttaaaatattatattaataatttaacaagttaaacattaatattttatttataatttaaacattattataattaaaaaattaaaaaatttaaatttagaatattatatttcataatttataaataaattttttaaacttttgtattttaaattctttttttccttttcatttctttttctccattAGTCGCCCACTAGAAATGTGGTCGGTGTAATGAAATATCGATCTAGCGCACTATGTGGCTAGATCTTGTCATGAAGATCTGGCTCGAAAGTGTCAGATTTGGCGTATCTTGCGACCAAATTAGGTTGTGGACCCTAGTTTTAGCGGATCCTTAATTGAATTTGGCCAGAGAGTACTAGATTGGTGTTTTTCAACCATATCCGGCCTTGGAATTGCCATTGGCCATTGTCACCATTGTCTGTCGTTATCATAGTCACCTTTAATGGTGAGTAGaggttagagagagaaagagagagacaaGAAtgtgaagagaaagaaagaaaaaggaaaaatgagaagtAAAAAAGGTATTTAGTGCTCGTTTGGCCTGGCTTATTTTTAGCTTATCTACTgcttaaaagtaaaagttgGGCTAAATAGGATTTTGTAAAAGCTCTTAAAAGAAaagtagttttttttaaaagaataaaatctttaaaaaaaagagcttaaaaaaaagctccaaTTAGgagctttctcttctctttttttttaaaaacacgCCAGCTTATTAGGAGagttatttttttccaaaagaaTCATCTCTCAAAAAATACTCCCTCCCTCTCTCCCTATTGATCTCCCTATCCTCTATCCTTTTTTACAAatcaggtttttttttattcttacaaaaattaagtgaaacgaaaacaaaaaaatcaaagctgcattcaggttttttttttttctgttttgtttttcatttttttatagttctatttttttgggttttgaatACTCTTTTTATTATCTGATAtttgatatgacaattatgtgatatttatttgttcttaactttttttttatgtatataatatatattgattatgattgaaataaGTCAAATAGGTCAATAGTTGTTGAAATaaattagatgaaaattgaCTTCCAAACCCtatatgatatatttttttattcatttttgtcatGAAATTGATACTGTTAGACATGATCATATAGCTTGATCCAAACCGCTAAtctctttcaaattattttatgtttatttttttttattttagttttaagcCAAGTTCTAATATTCCATAAAAAAATTGCTACAGAATCTTTCAATTCCTCACAAACTCAAAAGGCTTCTTGTCTTAAGCAAAGGTCTTCCAATACCTCACAAATTGTTCCTGAATAGGGTTTCTTGTCTTAAGCAAATCGTTAATTTATGAGttatttatgaattatgtgttacCTATGAATTATTTGtgaaactctttttttatgatttattattaattataaactttatgctatataaaaatgcttcttatatttttaaaattttattttaaatagataaaaaataaagttaattttttctattttgaacaaagaaattcatgattaattgaaagttatttattaaataccctttatggtaattttaattaaaattatagtttatataaattattttgccAAACAGTTTATCTATAAAAAAGAgcttataaaaagtaaatttatcaaacagttttaacttaattttaaaagctattattttctataagagctttataatagcttttaagctaaaaaaaagTCAGACCAAACATGCTCTTAGTCTTATCAATTTTAGAGGCTATTCCCTTAACCATGGAATAGCAAATACCAAGTAAGGGTGGGTTTAGTTAAACATGgcttttgattgattttgagGAATAACTATTCCTTGACACAATTACTGACCAAACAAGGGAGAAAATAATAGATGGGAATAGAGGGCTATTCCCCATACCAAACGTGCTGTTCTTGTTTTTAAATAGTGGTGTACCTAGTTAGGGGTTTCTCTATGTGTCCATAATAAGACCATGATTGTTCAAACATTTTACTTTGGCCCATATAGCAACTTGCAACTTGCTTATCTCAACAGCTTATTTAGTGTCCAAAACGTTACCCTTAAAAACCACATCATTTCTAAAGAGCCATATTGATCATGCAATCACATAAAAGCTATTCTCCAAACTTGTTATTCTCCTTTTCTTATGTTAACCATATTCCATGTACTAAAAATCTCCTTTACCTTATTTGGAATTGCCCAAGACACTCCCCACTCTtcactcatttcataaaaactttCACACTTCCTCGCAATGTCGAAAGAGATGGTTCATAATCTATAATCCTTTGTGACATGAAGCATAGGCAGTTGCTTCCTGACTAATTAATGCTCTTTAAGCTAATTCCCTTTTAACAACCACCATTTCGTGTAAAATTTGCCAACAAAATACCTCAATCTTATGGGTGCAAGATTTGACCATTCTTTCTTCCGCACATTTTCATACAACTCCCATGAATAAATCCTTGCTTGCAAAAGAATTTAACTTAATACTACCCTGTTGCTGAACCTTTTCGAGCAAGAgtatcttgaaattttttgcTCAAGTGACATTCCTTAATTAAACCCTTCGACTGTTGCCATTGATCCTTTTCCCATCCAAACAATTGTTGTCTTAACTTTACATCCCAAACCCTAATTTGTCCTTCCTATCTCCTGCACTCACCAATGTATCCTTTTTTATTCCTTATAAGAGCAAAAATTCTTGAAAACAACTCCTCCAAAGTCCACTTATCAAGCCAAAAATGGATATGGTTGCCATCACCAACAACCAATTGCATAATAGAGTTAATTTGCAAGAAAAACTTGTTAGTCACAAATAATGGTTTAAGGATATTTTTCCATACACTTGAATACCTTTTATTTGTGTTTGTCTCTAGTAAAAGATTGGTGGAATTTTGTCATATCCCATTTTTTGGAGGGatcatgaccgacgcatggaaCTAGACGAGTATAACCAGCTAAGCACAAGCAATCCTCTTTATCTCAATCATACGTTCATCAATCAATCACACATGGCTCATTTGCCAACATCATTATCATACATGCTTATAATATTAATCAACATAATCATAAACATTCATGCATAAATAAAGACAGACGATTATGGACTTCTCAACATAAACTGTGTGTACATTTTCATTCATAGTCTTTGTACCTTGTACAATATATACAAATTCTATAAAGGCATCTCAGATGCTCATATAGGCTCACAAGCCATCATTCACATCACTCACATCATTTCGTAAAATAACTTGCCATGCAATGGCTTAACAATCCAATATCAACAAGTATGTAAGAACAGAAATGTAAAACCGACTCATCAAGCAAAACATGATTCGACTCTCTGAGCTTTAAGAGGCTGCTATGTCACTTACCAAAGGAAGAACGAATCACGTTTTCATGATACGAGTTCTTAACAACTGTCACTAATCTACAacaaaaaatgggaaaaactAACGTGTGATTTATAAAGATTTCGTGAATGGATATGAGAAGGGAACAAGTCAAGGGGTTAGAGCTTTTGCATAAATAAGCATTTATATAACCATGCACATATGATCTTTCAAATATAGAAGGAACTTGTAAGAGAataatcatgttttcaaacaagTTTCATAATTATTTAGAAATATGTATCAAACCATTGAAAATCAAGTTCAACAATAATGAAAATTCGTTTCATACATTGTGAAGTCTTATACTCCTTAAAACCCAATTTGAGTAAACCATTTGAATCACAATCAAAAGAGCTAACTTATGCATTCATCTTTTAATGTCATGGTGTTGAGACTTGCCTTCTAGGGCTTATCAACAATGCATTTGAAACTCAAGAAATTTGAACTAACTAACATCTAATCTCACAATTCAACCTTACATTTTACCTTTATAATAGACTAAGGAATCTTGTTCCAACACACCATGCATCATACCAATGGAATAATAAGCATCATAATCATTAAATAAagtcaaacaaaatataaacattCATCAAATACCTTTGTGACGGGATAATCCCAGTTCACTATGGGCCTTACGGTATATCTCCCATTAGGCATGAGTGCATGCAAATGGGGAATGAAGTCACTGCCTCGCTCCCTATTTCCCAATAAGGTGGTAATGAAAAATCTTTCATTACCTTATAAGATTTGTTACAAAATAACCCTCGATAACCATGGGTAACAATCATTCATGACTCATATTGCAATCAAATGCtcaatacataattcttaATCGTTCATTAAACACATAGTGTACATTTGGCATCATATTATGCCATTATACTCATAATATAAGTATGTGGAACTACATTACATACTACTCAATAAACACACCTCATTCATCATTCATCTAATATGTGGAAATTTATCATCTCATAATTATAGCAATGTGGCATGCTCTAAGCATTTCATACATATCTCATAGAAATGGAGATTTTGGTATAAAACATTTGAAAGGAGTTGTAcccttttgttgaaaactactAAATAATAGGATATTTATATACAAAGTAGATTCacaaacaatttgaaaatcatttgtGTTACATACATAATAAATCATCATccttttaaatcatttaatcatattCTTAAAAACTAGTTGAAAACCTTGAAACTCAAATCCTTTGAGAAACCATTCTTGAAACAATAGTTCATCATGCataatcaataattttcataaaaatcatgCTCATTTTACATATAAAAAGACTTGAAGAGGTGTATCCATTCACCTAATCAGATATTCAACATCTAGCTCTAATCACAACTCTTCTCTGGTGATTTTCTCAAAGTTTTCAACCGTTCCtaacatttaataattatcacaatcaatttcttaaacttataATCTCAGAATACCCATTCCAAGTAACTTTGAAACTAATCAAAttcaactaaaactaattttctagctTAAATTCACTATTACATTAACTAAATAATGTTTAGAAACCTAAAAATCCTTCATCTTTATCTTAGGTGAGTTTTGATGCTaaggaaaatgacaaaacCTTGAGCTTTAGCAACCAATAGAAAAATTTGGGCATAGAGACAACATTTTTAGTTCTAgaaaatcaagatttaaagatttcaaagttgaaaaatgtcattttgttCATAAAAACTCAAACCAAGcttaaaatcatcaaaaatggtaatttgagTTGAAATGGGTTTGAGAGAGTTTAGGGTTTAGAAAATACATTGCAAAAACGGTTGAAGGCTACAAACCTTCGAAAAATGTGACATATTTATAGTTTAGGGgtgaaaatacatttttatctcttttatttttttgaaaatagtgttatctatcgatagattgcTTTAGGGTTCTTTTAAAAAGCTCTTGGGTTGCTACCTATTGATAGATGTGGCTTATTTATCAATAGATAGGACggtctatcgatagatgatgaatatctatcgatagatgttcttctattttcttaaaaactttttcGGGTTtgtatctatcgatagatgaaaaacatttatcgatagataaaCTCCAATAAgcaaaaataaacttaaaacttTGTCCATTGAACTCCTTTCTACATTAAACCTTGTAAATCATCTTTAAGCaacaaaacatgaattttgcCAAGCTTCAAAACTTAACTTTTAAGTGTTGAAACATGAAATATGCATGTTTACCTAAGGAATCTTTAACTTAACATCATACATCAAGGTGGGATTTCATagattttcttctattttctcCACTATAACCTCCTTCCACAAGCTATCTCTCTCACTCTTATATCTCCAAAGTCATTTATTAAGGAAAGTTCTATTTTTTAACTCAAGATTAAGAATTCCCAACCCCCTATTCTCTTTTTAGTTGCACCTTTTGTCCTATTCAATATAATGAATCTTGTGTTTTTCTTCACTTCCACACCTCAAGAATCTcctttcaattttctcaagcTCCCTTAAGATGCCTTTAGGTATTTGGAAGATGGacataaaaaaattggaagaCTTGCAAGGATAGATCTAAGAAGTGTCACCCTCCCTCCAATAGATAAAATCTTAGCTTTCCAACCCTCTGCTTGTGTACATGTTGATAaggattatttaaatttaatgatgcAATATCCAACAAAGCAACCCATTGATGACTGCCTCGAACTTGAAGGAGTCAATTCCGGTATGATTGACTTAGAATGCATATGCTCTCTCAATTGCAGTATAATTTTGCCAACGGCCAATGAGCATCACCTGCTATTGCAAttagattttatttcctttggtTGCTTGCTTTTTGGTTATACAAGTGAAAATCCAAAACTCAAATTTAAGATTATTACTCGGACCTCAATTCATCTTAATAAGTTGTATCATATGAGGCTTGCAtctttgttttcctttatCCCTATTATTTGGTGCAATTTTAACAACATCCCAATGCTTTGTTCTTTTCACCAATTTTTATGACCATACATTCAATAAACCTTAAATGAGGTTGTTCATTTAATTATAGTATTAGCTTgggaaattaaaataaaagcataTATATTTCACATGATATACCATGGATATTATGatgaaagataaaatatttgaacaAACAAATGGACACAAGCAACGTATATGCAAAAATTTTGCTTAAAATGCATTCCTTTATTCATAACAAATTCAACCAACCTTGTGCAAATGTCAAATTACGGTACAAACAATGTGAATTAAATgaacaaataataattagaCAACTTTTCTCAAACCAAAACTAGAAAAGTTGTAGCATTAAGCGAAGCTAATTTAGAAGGCTAGGTAGCCAGCAACAGCAGCAGCTCCAGCGATAGCAGAGACCCTAAAGGTGGTTGCACCACTGCTAGGAGGTTGAGCAGCAGCAGCATTTTTCGCTGCATCCTCACTGCCAACAGGGCCTTCAACAATAATAGTAGCCTCATCACCACTAGTAGTTGGTGCGTTTGCTTCATCAGTGTTGCCAATGGTATCATCATTGACAGATGCGGCGGCCTCGGCACCTCTTTTGTTGCTAGAGGAGTCTTGACCAGCCATAACCAACCCAATAAGGGCAATAAAGACCAATGCAATAACAAGGATTTGGCGtgccattttttttgtttattatttggTTGGAGTTAGATTTGTTCGAGGTGTTACAAAGGAGAACAAGAAGAAATTAAGATACCAAGAATGCAATTGTTCTCTAGGATTTAATAATAGAGAAACACCCCACAACTGCGGAGGGAATGGGAGAGATTTATATAATGCTGAATTCGGACAAGAATGGAATGGCATCAACGCAATACACGGGTTCAACACCCTGTGCGGACTCGAGAAAACCATGCATGCATCTGCTTTCTTTATGCTACGGACGttgtttcttttccttgtcttCCATATTTAGGGAAAACAAATTTGGCTAATGCTATTATATTCGATTTTGTGGGGCAAAATTTAGAAtaaattttcttctcttttttctttttaaatatatattctttttatcaaatataaatttaccTAAAGACGATCTCTTAATTGACtctttaaatagaaaaaatacatatatttattgttaaattaaatattcaaatccAATATCATATATGGTTacacttgaaaaatataaagttatctagtatgatttgaatttaagtttttacaaccttaaacaaaattttttgagtcaatttatacaattatattaaaattaagtttgaaaatcaAAAGCAATAGATTGATAGAATTTAATGAGATTATTAATAACATGTAAAAAGTTAAATGAAAATACGATTTATATAGAAAATTTAATCACTGCTTAATAAATGCtacaaattaattgattttttataaaattatcaatttaaacaaaatatcaaaacttattcaaatttttcaaattttgtacaTTTAATTTAAGTAATGAAGCCTTTCAATTTGGTAGTTTGGGTTTTCAATTTCagcttttatttaattattgtttttaaaaaaataaggaacTTGACCAAAAAACTCTTATTTAAGTCTTGCTTGATAATAATAACATTAAGGTTGGGTTTTGTGTTTTACCATTCCAATATTTCaatgtaatataattattgggTGTTATataatctaaaaaaataaaattgtaatgTTCGatataaatgtgaaaaaatataagaattgttgattttattgatGAAATATTTGTTGATAATTGGTGAAATTCCATTGGTATTGTGCATTACCTACagatttcaaacaaaaaattccGTTATTAAATCAATTGTAAAAGCAGTTGATGGCAATGTTATATTTTGTCAGTGGCGAAATATTTTGTCGATACAAAAAATAGTTGGTAAGTTAACAATTTCGTTGACAACTTTTTGACGGATTTGCCAACGAATTATCGAGGGGGAAGGTTTCTGGTTCATGAAAGAGGATTTACACTAAAGATATTAATGAATGTGCATTATTGAGGGGAACAAGTCCGAGACTACTTATGTGACTTTAAATAAGAGTACAACCATTCATATGTAGCATACAATGCTCCATGTAGTCAATCAATGCGGTCACCTCCTCAAATAAGATCTTATTTATCTTTGTCCTTAGTCTCTACAATATGTCATACATATTAGAACAAACATAAGGTATCATATAcctttataatataaaataatatatcttaACAGTGGTGGCAAATGTTCAATAAGCTTATTTTCCTTGCCCATAATATCTAGGTACTCCTTGCAGTTCCTCCTTCAATGCCTAGGTTTGTCACAGTGGTGGCAAATGTTCTTCTCTTTGTCCTTTTTGACACATCCCTTAGGCTTTAGTGCCTTTTGATTTTGGGATGTTACCTTCTTTCCCTTTTAggctttcttatttttttgcttcatttgagcttttaaagaagaaacaaaaagtaagttctcttttctcttttaatgGACTTCTTTGCCATATCCAACATGTTTAGAAGTTTGGAAAGAGTAGCTCCTAAACGATTCATATGAAAGTTCAACACAAACTGATTGAAGCTGTTAGGAAGAGACTGCAGAACTAAGTTAGTACTCAACTCATGATCCATCGTCAGTCTTAATTGTCTAGGCCTCTCATTGAGTCCAACCATCTTCGGTATGTGAAGTCTGACAAAACTCTTTTCTGTCATCTTGCACTAGACCAATTCTTTAGAGATCTCATATCTCTCAATGCACCCTTCCTTCTTGAACAATTATCtaagttgaaaaatcatgGATTAGATACCCATGTGCTCATGTTGCTTTTGGACCTCAAGGGTCATATTGGCTAACATCACACATGCTGCCTAATCATCGTCATCCTCATGATGTTGATATGCCTCCTTATCCTCAGCACTAACATCATTGGTCGAGATTGGTGGAATAAGTGTGTCAAGGACATATGATTTCTTCTCTTGTCTCAATATGATCTTAAGGTTCTGAAATCAATCTAGGAAGTTTGGGCCAGTGAGTATGTTTGCATCCAAGATGCTTTAAAATGGCAAGTTGTTAGCCATGTATATAGATTATGTCTGAATAGATAAGATAAAAGCGATAAGTATAATCATgtataaactatttaaaacaggctttaaaattttaaatagttctcTTACTATTTTATACACAAAATGACAACCTTCAAAGTTGTTGgctcttttcattttttgatgataataaaatattc containing:
- the LOC18609634 gene encoding uncharacterized protein LOC18609634, whose translation is MARQILVIALVFIALIGLVMAGQDSSSNKRGAEAAASVNDDTIGNTDEANAPTTSGDEATIIVEGPVGSEDAAKNAAAAQPPSSGATTFRVSAIAGAAAVAGYLAF